CCGCCCGGCCATCGCAGCCGATTTCCCCCCAACGGGCGCAGCAGCACAAGCAGGAACGCAAACCAGCAGGCACTGCGGAAGACATCCAGCGCGGCCGCCACCACCGCCAGCCACGCGCTCGGATACAGCACGAGAAAAGTGCCCGCGAGCGCCCACGACGCGCTGCTGCCCACGGCAAGAAGCAGAAAACCGCCGGGAACGCCGCCGCGCCAAGCGAGCAGAAGGTACAGACCGAAAAGAAGGTAAGCTGCCGCGGCTCCGCCGTACCCCCACACCGCGACGTCGGACAGCTCGACACCCATCAGCTCCCCCCCGAGCAAGTCGTTTCGGCGCCCGCAGGATCCGGCTTGTCGCTTCCGCCGTGTCTGGCAAAAGGCGGCAGCCGGTATCCGGTCAGTTCGCGCCCTCTCCGGTCAGGACGACCCTGACCGTTTCGAACAGTACGAGGGTGTCGAGCACGACGGTATGGTTCTTCACGTAATACAGATCGTATTGCAGCTTTTGAATGGCATCGTCCACCGAAGCGCCATATTGGTATCGAACCTGCGCCCAGCCGGTGACGCCTGGCTTGACGCAGTGGCGAACGGCATAGAACGGGATCTCCTGCGCGAGTTGGTCGACGAAGAACGGGCGCTCCGGGCGGGGTCCGACGAGGCTCATTTCACCTTTCAGGACGTTGAAAATCTGCGGAAGCTCGTCGATGCGCAGCTTGCGGATGACCTTCCCGACCCGCGTGACCCGGTCGTCGCCGGACACCGCCCATCGCGGCTTGCCGTCCTGTTCGGCGTCGCGTCGCATGCTGCGAAACTTGATGACGCGAAACACCCGTCCGCCCAGCCCGACCCTCTCCTGCCGATAGAAAATCGGCGCGCCATCCTCGAGCACGATCAGCAGCGCGGTGACCGCCATCACCGGCAGCGCGACCAGCAACAGGATCGACGAGGCCGCCAGATCGAAGCAGCGCTTGACGAACGCGCGCGCAAGGCCTTGCCGGAAGCCGTCGCCATAGATCAGCCAGCTCGCCTTCAGCGAATCGATGCGCACCTGTCCCTGCACGCGCTCGAAGAAGGATGACAGATCCAGCACCCGGACGCCCCACACCTTGCAGTCGAGCAGTTCACGAATCGGAAGCACTCCCCCGCGGCGTTCCCGCACTGCGACGATCACCTCGTTCACCCGAAGCTCCCGGACCGTCTGAAGAAGGTCCTTGCAATCGAGCACGCGGTTCCGGTCGACATCGACCGAATCCTCCCCTTCCACCGCGTAGAAGCCGACTACTTCCATGCCGCTGCGCATCGGGCTGCCGAGCGATCGCTCGACCGTCACCGCGTCCGTTCCGGTACCGATGATCAACACGCGCGGGGCAAACATCGAAGTCGCCCAGTGGCGGTTGATCATCGCCCGCATCAGGAGAACCAGACCGAGCAAGAGCATTACCGAGAGCTGCATTGCCTCGGAGGCGAAATAGTTCCACGGAAGCACGAGGAACACTCCGAACGCAACCGGGATACTCACGACAATCGAGATCAGCACGCGCCCTATCGTGGTGCGCGTCGACCGCTCCCCTTCGGCCGGCCGATACAGGCCCATCGCGCTGTTCAGCAGAATCATCGCGAACGCGAAAAGCAGCGCCGAAGGCACGATGACGCGCCAGTCGACAGCCCCGCCGCTCACCTGTGCCGCCACCGCGAATATCACCGCCATGAAAAGCACGAGGCCGTCGAAAACGACCTGTTGCAGGACGTGGGACGGAAAATAGTGACTGAATATTTTTAGCATCGGCACATCCTGGATTACGTGAGCAATCGGAATCACGCGGCCCCGAAAGGATTCTTCCCTTGCGGACCGAAACACCTACCTGCTGCGATTTCATCCATCTCGGCTCGTCCACACGATAGTCCCTGCGGAACGGCCTGTACATCAGAAGTGCATATTCGTGGTGCCCCTTCTACCCACCGTGGGCAGCGCTGCAAATTCAGGCGACGGGCAGGTGAATCGACCCTCAGGGCTCGAATGCTTGGCGCAGGCCGGCAGTGATCCGGTCCACGGCATGCGTGGCTTGCGGAAAAAACTGTCCCAACGTGATGAAGCCGTGGACGACGCCATCCACCGTGACGTGTTCGATCTCTCCCCCCTCCGCTCGTACCCGTTCTGCAAAAGCCACGCAGTCGTCCGCCAGAGGATCGCATTCCGCCGTGACGAGAAGGATCGGCGGTAATCCGGCCAATGACGGCGCGCGCATCGGCGACGCCCGCCAGTCTTCGTCCTCGCCTGCCCGGAGGTAGTGACCGTAAAACCATTCGAGGCTCTCGCGGTCGAGGAGATACCCTTGGCTGAAAAGTTGGCGCGACGGACGCTCACTGGCGATCTGGGTGCTCGGGTAGACCAGGAACATGAACCGGATCGCGACACTTGCCCGTTTATGGGCCAGGAGCGCGCCGACAATCGAAAGGTTTCCGCCCGCACTATCCCCTCCCAACGCGATACATCCCCGGTCTATGCCCAGCAGTTGCGCCTGTTCTGCTGCCCACTCAATAGAAAAAATAGCATCCTCGACTGCGGCCGGAAAGGGATTCTCAGGCGCGAGCCGATAGTCGATCGACAGCACCGCGCAGCCGGAGCCGTTTGCCAGCTGACGACAAAGAACGTCATAACTTTCAAGGTCGCCGACGCACCAGCCGCCGCCGTGAAAGTAGATCAGCAGCGGAAGCTCGTCTTCCCCGGCGCTCTCCCGCGGGCGGTACAGGCGCGCGTTCAACGTGCTCCCGTCCGCACGCGTCATCACCACTTCCGCTGTCGCCGCAACCGCCGGAGAAGGCAGACCGCATGCCCACTGCAATTTCCGGAATGAATGTCGCGCCTGATCGACGGACAGCTCGTGAAAACGCGGGGCGCCGACACGGTAGACCATGTCCAGCAGTGCCTTCGCCTGGGATGAGAGGGGCATGCGCAGAATGCGGGGCCGGCAGGGCTGAGCCCCGATATGAAAATCAGGAGCCCCCGATTCTAACGGAGGGCAGCGACATGACGGAGGATCGAAACAGACGGTTAATATTCGGACGGAACAATGCGCGCACCGGACTGCCGCAGGATGAGTTCCATCGCCTTGCGGTCAGCGTTCGAGGCGAGTTCCACGGTAAGCACACACGCGCCGATATGCGCCATGTCGGCAACATCCGGCAATTCCTCGCCCGGCCCCTGCCCCGGCTGATTCGAATACGTCTGACCGGGAAATTCGGCCGCGACGCCGTCCGCGGTGAGATCCGTGCTGATGGCAATGCAGTTTTCCGCGATACCCGCTTCCAGAAGCCGCGCCTTCGCCTGCTGCGCCTCGCCCGGGCTGGCGAACACCCCCGTCATTACGGTGTTGCGTGTCATCTTCGACTCCTGTTTGTCGCGCACCCGCAAACGAGTTCGCACGGACGAGTTCACGCCGCCGGCATCCCGGCAACCCGGCAACCCGGCATCCCGGCCTCCAGCGCGAGATGCGATCAGTTCGCCGCCGGGTCCGTCCTGCCGCCCTCCTTGAATGCCGGGTTCGAATGGTCGTTCGCCTGCCCGGGGAGCGGCGTGGGAGGAGTCGGCTCGTTGGGCGGATCCGCTTCCGGGAGCGGCGGAGGCGGGGTCACCGGCAGCGGCGCGTTTTCCTGCTGGGCGGGCGGCTGGGCGGGAACGTCGGGAGGCGGTTCCTCTTTCTTCTCGCATCCGGCAATGAACAGTGCCGCAGCGACGACGACTGGTACGACATACGTCATGGTCCGCATCCTTCGAGAATGTCTCGTCTATTCTTAGCATCCACTGTCGTCCCTCGCCAGCGGAACGCGACGTAGGCCGTGGCCGGAGCTTGAAACGACGCAGCCGCACGAGGTCGTGCGGCTGCGTTCCTTCTCCCGACTTCCAGCCGATCAGTGAGGTTCGGCAGACGGAGGGAGCGTGGCGTGACGGCGAGGCGCGATCAGGCTTTCGGCTTGCGCGCCGCGCGTCGTCGCGGGGCCGCGGCGGGCTTGCCGCCATCCGGCGTCCGGCCGCTGTCGCCATCCTGCACGTGCTGCACCTGCGCCACCGGCAGAGCGCTCGCGACTGTTTGTCGAGCCTCCCCACTGCTGGCTAAGGGCGCAGGCGAGGCGGGCTCGGTCATCTCGACCGGTGACGATTGCGAGCCCGCGCTCGCGGACGTCGATGCCACTGCGAGGGCGTTCGGTCGCGCACGCAGGAACAGCGACTTGATGCGATCGAATCGATCGGCCGCATGCGCACTCAGGTCGCCGCTGGCGGCCAGCACGTGCTCGATCTGCTTCAGGTGCGCATCGATCTCGGCGTCGCTCTGTCCTTTGAGCAAAGTCGGGATCGCCTCCAGCGCCGCCTCGCGGTCATACTTGAGGATGAAGAATTGCTCGCGCAGCAGATGCTTGAAGTCGGCCAGTTTGAGGCCCGGCTCGAGTTCCGCACGCGACGCACGCATCCGCTTGAAGTTGCGCTCATCGGTCGCCGGGGCGCCACCAAGCACGTAGATGATCGAACGCATCTTGGCCTCGTGACTGCCCCCCGCTTCAATACGGGCATGAAGCTCGGCCTGACGGCGCTCGATGAAGCGACGATGCTCCAGTTCGGTGCCCGGACGGCGGCGGTGCGCCTGTCCGTCGGCGCGCAGGCCAACCAGAACCTGCAGCAGCGGCTGGCCATAGATGCTCAGGAAAAGCTGTTCACTGGCCTTGTCGCGCAGGTCGCGCCACGTGTCGAGACCGCGGGCGATCTGCTCGGACATGACGGTCTCGGCCCTGCGAAAGACGTTGTCCTCGCCGACCGGATGGCGGTCGGCGCGCACTTTCTCGGCGAGTGCCGGCAGCGACAGGGTGAGCGGGTTGCGGTTGGAAAGCAGGCGGTAGCCGAGACGGTTCGGATGCATGCGGCGCATCCATTTGGCCGACGCGGGCGTCGACATCGCGCGCACCCAAGGCTGCAAGAACAGGCGATAGAGGCCCAGGTTGATCTCGGAAATGCGGGCGACCGTGGCGAAACGCGCTTCATCGTCGGGACGGTGGCCGATCTCGCGATCGAGTTCGGCGACCGTGCGCGGCGTAAACTCGAGCAGGTACTCGCGCTCGATCAGCCCCGCATCGGCACGCTCGTCGGCGCGCGAAATCGACGTCTCGTAGAGTCCCGGCGGCAGCACGTCGATGTAGTCCATGTTGGCGGTGAACTCGGTGTGCTCCTTGCGCGAGACGCTGCCCGAGACGAAGATGCCCAAGTGACCGGTGCTGTCGTGCACGCAATACACAATCGTCTGTTCGTTGGCGATGATGCCGTCAACCCCTTCATAGAGGTCGCGCACCCAGCCCAGGGCCTGCGGCGGCGGGGTGATGTCATCGCCCCGCGAGCAGAACACCACGACCGGCGAGCGCACGTTGCGCAAGTCGATGCGCCGCCCGTCGGACGTCATCAGCTGGGCGGTCGAAAGACGGTTTCCAATGAACAGGTTATCGACGATGTACTGGATCTCCTGGCCGCCGAGCACGACGTGCCCGCCCCACCAGCGCTCGAACTCCAAATAGCGCACAGCCTCGGTATCGACATTCGCGAACACTCGGTACTGCTTGGTCCACCACGTGTTGGCCGGGTTGAGGTTTTCGAAGTTCTGGACCAGCCAGGCGCCATCGAACAGCCCGTTGCCCATGTCGCTCAACAGTGCCGTCATCCAGCTGCCGCCGGACAGGCCCCCGGTATAGCGCATCGGCGCCTTGCCCCGCTCGCCCGCCCAGTATGAAAGCGGCGAGCCGGCGATCAGGATCGGGCCGAACAGGTCCGGCTCCAGAGCCGCGGCCATCATGATCTGCCAGCCCGCCTGGCAGTTGCCGACGACCATCGGCTTTTCCGCGGTTTTCGGGTGACGTTCGATGACGCAACGCAGGAACGCGACTTCCGCCTCGACGACGTCTTCGACGGTCTGCCCCGGTTCGGGATAGGGCAGAAAACCGACGAAGTAGCACGGATGACCCGCGCGCAGCGCGACGCCGATCTCGCTGTCGGGCTTGAAACCGCCGATGCCGGGGCCGTGCCCGGCGCGCGGATCGACGACGACGAAAGGCCGCCGCTGCGGGTCGATCTCGATGCCCGGCGGAGGCAGGACCCGCATCAGTTCATAATTCACCGGCCGCGGCAGTTCGCGGCCGTCCATCAGCACTTCGGTCTCGAAACCCAGCACGCTGGGCTTGGTCTTCTCGATATGCTCGAGGTACTGGTTACCACGATGGCGCATCACGTCCATGAACAGCACGCTGCGCTCGACGGCATCCCGCCAGTAGTCGAAGGCGGACCGTGCGAAACCGAACGGATCCATCAGGGGCAGTGTCGCTGCCGAAGGTACCGGTATCGGGAAATTCATTCTGAACTCCATGTATTGTCGTGGCGGAAGGCAAGTGCCATGCTCCACGAAAGTCTAACTTGCCGCCCGGCCTCGTAAGCCGGGCCATGCCAGCGTTAGGTGACACTCGCAAGTGGAAAGTGTTCCAGGCGCTTTGCTGCCGATGCTGGCGTCGTCCCGGCAACGGGCGAACGAAGCGGTTGTGACCGGCGTTTCCCTGGCTTGCGTTTGTTGTCCGACGCGCGTCGGCAGCAATGTTCCGCCTACAAGCTCGAGCCGTCTACCAGGACGTCGCATTCCCGCGGCGAGATTTGGCGAAAGTACTCGCTTCAGCGCTGCGTTTGCCGAAATCCGTGCGCGCCTTCGTCCAAATCTGCTACAACCGACCATCCCCTCCTTTCTGTCCGTTACGGAGCCTTCGCCATGGCCGGAACCACCTTGCTCACGCTGATCGACGACATTGCGAGCATCCTGGACGACGTCGCCACGATGACCAAGGTGGCGGCCAAGAAGACCGCCGGCGTGCTCGGTGATGACCTGGCCCTCAATGCGCAACAGGTCACGGGTGTGCAGCCCGACCGCGAACTGCCAGTCGTCTGGGCGGTGGCAAAAGGTTCATTGCTGAACAAAGTGATCCTCGTCCCGTCGGCGCTGCTGGTCAGCTGGCTCGCGCCGTGGCTCATCACCCCGTTGCTGATGGTCGGCGGTGCATTCCTGTGTTTCGAAGGCTTCGAAAAACTGGCCCACAAGTTCCTGCACTCGCCTGCGGAGGATGAAGCGGAACACCGGAAAACCTTGCAGGCGCTGAGCGACCCAGGCGTGGATCTGGTTGCGCTTGAAAAGGAAAAGATCAAGGGGGCGGTGCGCACCGATTTCATCCTTTCGGCGGAGATCGTGGTCATCACGCTGGGCACGGTGGCGGCCGCCTCCCTGATGCAGCGGGTGAGCGTCCTGGTCGGCATATCGCTGCTGATGACGGTGGGCGTATATGGTCTGGTGGCCGGCATCGTCAAGCTCGACGACCTCGGTCTACACCTGCAGCGCGGCCCGTCCCCCCTGCGTCGCCGCCTGGGCGAAGGGCTGCTGCGCACCGCACCTTGGCTGATGAAGACGCTCTCGGTCCTGGGCACTGCAGCGATGTTCATGGTCGGCGGCGGCATCCTGCTGCACGGCTGGCCCACGCTCGCTCATGCCGTCGAAGAATTTTCGGCAGCTTTCGGCGGGCTGCTCAGTAGCTTGCTGAATACGGCGGCAGGAGCCGGGATCGGCGTGATCGCCGGCGCCGTCGTGCTGGGTGCCGTCACATTGCTGCAACGCTTGCGCCGATGACTCGAACGACATGGCTGAATGAAGAAAGTCGAGCGCGAATCGATGGTCGAGCCGCTCGCCAATTGCGTCACGGGCCGGCAAGGGCTAGGATTTATTTAATCATGTCGCATGGCTCTGGAGACTGCGATGCGTTCGACGAGGCGACTTTTCGCCATTCTTGTGCGATGCGTGCCAGCAGGGGCAGCCGACTGAGCGTGATGCCCCATTGACGGGAGGCCGGATCATGAGTCACAAACACCGGGCCGTTCTGGAATCGATTTTTCACGAACCGCCGAAAAGCAACATTCAGTGGCGCGAGGTCGAGTCCTTGCTCAACCATCTCGGCGCTGTCATCGAGCCAGGCCACGGCGGACGCTTCCGTGTCGAGTTGAACCGCCACGAGTTCTTCCTCCACCATCCCCACCACAGCAACGAGTTCAGCAAGCAATCCGTCAAACAGTTGCGCGAGTTTTTGGCCGACGCCGGAGTCACTCCCTCGCTCTACGAGGCGAATCACGAATAAGGAACGTCGACCTCGACCACGCGCGTCCGAGCTTGCCCTCCCTGCGCCGGCAGCACAGCGGCTCGTGGTCTAGAGTGAATCGACGCGCAGGCTGGTCCCGCGCGGAGTGTCACAACGGAGGGTGTCATGGGGGAATTCGACAAGGAACCGGTCGTCGCGGTCCTGAACCGCATCCTCGAATCCGAACTGGCCGGCGTCGTGCGCTACACGCATTACTCCTTCCTCGTGTTCGGCTTCGGCCGCATCCCGATTGTCTCGTGGCTGCGCGAGCAGGCCGACGAGTCGCTGATGCATGCGCGCATGGTCGGCGAATGGGTCACGACGCTCGGCGCCTACCCGTCGCTCGCGATCGGTCCGCTGCTCGACTCGCACAAGCACGATATCGGGGCGATCCTGCGCGAGTCCCTCGAAGCCGAGCGCGCCGCCCTGCAGCTGTACCGCGATCTGCTCGCGCTCGTCACCGACCGCTCGGTTGCGCTCGAGGAATTTGCACGGCGGATGATCGAGGTCGAGGAATTGCATCTTGCGGAAGTCGACAAGATGTTGCGCAAACCCGGGGACGTGTCGGCGTTCGCCCCGCAGTCGCCGTAGGAATGTGGGTGCGGGCGCTGGTCGCACCGGGGGCAGGCCAAGCGCGTTCCTCCCCGGCATAGTACGTCACGCCATCACGAAGCCGGCAAAAGGCTTCCATCCGGCTTTCCACAGGTTGCGCACTGCGTCATGTCATTTCCCTATCTCTGGCACGGGAATGTCGGAACACCAAGGGGAATGCGGATGATTAATCGAAGGATAAAAAAATTCGTTGTCTATTTTGTTGCGCCGCACAAGGTCTTCGCCTATTCTTCAGCTGTCTCCTCCACCCTCCTCCTTTGGTGTGGATTTCAGCCCGGGCCCGAAAGTGCTCGGGCTTTTTCTTGGTTTCTGAGGACCTCGTTTCTGCGGACTTCTCGAGGGACGTCAGGGGTTCGGATCGTTCTTCCTGACACCGCGCAGGTTCATCGCGAAAAGCCCGATCTGCAGTCCGATCAGTGCGTAGGCGCCGTCGTGCCAGCCCCACGCGATCCACAAGGCGTTGCTCGCGATAAAGCACCAGAAGCCCCAGTTGCGCTTGCGTGAATCCTGCGAACCGACGAACCATGCGGCGACGAGCGTGACGATCATCGCGGGCCACTGCAGTGCGTCCAGAAATTCCGTCATCACCGCCCGCCGGGGAGGAGTCGGGAAGGATTTTTCAAGGTTTGCGCGTGAGGAGGCCGACCAGAGCACTCGTGCGCTGGGCACGGAGCGGTGATTGCGACTTCGTCCGGTCGGAGCACGACCACGAATCGCATCGGACTATGCCTTGTCCAGATCGGGAAACAACACATCGGTGTAGCCGAAGCGACTGAAGTCGCGCACCCGCATCGGGTAGAGCACTCCAGCCAGGTGGTCGCACTCGTGCTGCACCACCCGGGCGTGAAAACCTTCGGCAACGCGATCGATCGTCTGGCCACGCGGATCGACGCCCTGATAACGGATACGCGTGTGGCGCGGAACGATGCCGCGCAGTCCGGGCACCGACAGGCACCCTTCCCAGCCCTCCTCGACACGTTCATCGAGCGGGGTGATCACCGGGTTCAACAAGACCGTCCGCGGCACCGGTGGAGCGTCCGGGTAGCGTTCGCTGCGCTCGAAACCGAAAATCACCACCTGCAGCCCGACGCCGATCTGTGGCGCCGCCAGCCCGACACCGCCGTGGGCCGTCATCGTGTCGAACAGGTCGACGACGAGCGCGGCGAGCGCTGCCGTGCCGAAGGCGTCGACCGGCGCGGCGGGCTGGAGCAGGCGCGGGTCGCCCATGCGAAGAAGTGTGCGGATCGTCATCGATTCGGTCGGCTATCGAAAATAATCAAAACAACGCTCGGATCAGGGCGGCGGCGCCGTCGGCACGATCCTCAACGGCCCGTGACCGGCCCGTCGTTGACCAGATGAACCTGCATCTCGGCACCGAATTCGCCGCTCTGGACCTCGGGGTACGAGGCGCGGGCACACCGCACGAAGGCCTCGTACAGGCGCAATCCGTCGGCGGGCGCGGCGGCTGCGCTGAAGCTGGGCCGATTGATTGCCGCCCGAGGTGTCGGCAGCCAGGGTGAATTGACTCACGATCAACAGTCCCCCGCCCACATCCTGCACCGACCGATTCATACGTCCTGAACGTCCGCAAAGATGCGCAGCTTGAGCAACTTGGCGAGCAGACGCGCGCCTTCGGCTTCGGTATCGCCGCGCTCGGCGCACAAGAACACCAGCAGCCCGTGGCCAATTCGGCCTACGACTTGAACGATCTGCCAGTGAATGATTGCGCCAACACTGGCGTCTGCGACCCATAAGGAAAAAGCCAGCACGAGGCTGGCTTTTGGAATTGGTGGACCGAAAGGGGATCGAACCCTCGACCTCTGCATTGCGAACGCAGCGCTCTCCCAGCTGAGCTATCGGCCCTCAAGAGCGGCGAATTATAGCGGTGGTGTTTTCATTTTGAAAGGGGTTTTTCACGTTTCGTCGGCGTCGCCCGAGCCGGCGGCGGCGCGTCCGAGGCGGTCATTGACCGCTTGCCACTCGTCGGTGGCGGGCAGGGTTTCGACGACGATGCAATCGGCGCCGCAGGCGTCGAGGTCGCGCAGGTTGGCGTAGAGCGCGTGGGCATAGCCGGCAGCATCGAGCGGCACGGCGCGCCAGGTCAGGCGCGCATCGTGCGGATCGTCGCAGCGGTGCGCGAGAACGGCGACGCGGCTTCCTTCGGCGGCGAGCGTTGCCGCGAGTTCGACGAGCTGCGAAGCGGCGACCATCTGCAGTGGCGTGCGCGGTGCGTAGTGCGCCGACAGCGAGCCCGATACGCGCGGTTCGCCGTCGTCGGTGGCACCGCCCGTTTCGTCCGCGACGCTGGCCTCGCCGGTCGGCGTGGGGCGGGAGCGCGGGAGGCGGCCGATGACGGAGGCGATGTCTTCGGCAGAGATCGCGCCGGGGCGCAGGATCTGCGGCGCGTCGCGCGACAGGTCGAGGATCGTGGATTCGATGCCGACCGCGCACGGGCCGCCGTCGAGGATCAGCGCGACCTTGTCGCCGAGTTCCTGCCGCACGTGCTCGGCAGTGGTCGGGCTGATGCGGCCGAAGCGGTTGGCGGAGGGCGCGGCGATACCGGAACCGAAAGCCTGCAGCAGCGCGAGCGCGACGGGGTGGTCCGGCACACGCAGGCCGACCGTGTCCTGACCGCCGGTGATGACGTCGGGGACGCCGTGCTGACGCTTCAGGATCAAGGTCAGCGGCCCGGGCCAGAAGGCGCGGGCGAGCGCGAAAGCATCGTCCGGAATCTCGCGCGCCCAGCGCGCCAGATGGCGAGCATCGGGCAGGTGAACGATCAGTGGGTGATCGACGGGGCGCCCTTTCGCGGCGAAGATCCGGCCGACCGCGGCAATATTGAGCGCGTCGGCGGCAAGCCCGTAGACCGTCTCGGTCGGCATGCCGACGAGTTCGCCGGCGCGCAGCAGCCCGGCGGCGCGACGGATCTCGTCGTTCGCCGCAGCGACGTCAGCGCTCGTCATCGCGAATGCCGATCACTGCCCGCCCGTGCAGCGCCGCGGCCAGCGTTTTTTCGGCGTCGTCGCCGATCACGGTGAAATGCCCCATTTTTCGCCCGGCGCGCGCGTGATATTTCGCGTACAGGTGCAGGCGGAGATTCGGTACCGCGTGGAGCACGGACCAGTCCGGTTCGCGGTATGGGCTGCCGGCAGGCGCGCCGTCGTACCAGAGTTCGCCGAGCAGATTCACCATCACGGCGATGCTGTGCGCGCGCGGCTCGCCGAGCGGCAGTCCGCACAGTGCCCGTACCTGCTGCTCGTACTGGCTGGTGACGCAGGCATCGATCGTGTGATGGCCGCTGTTGTGCGGGCGCGGCGCCATTTCGTTCACGTAAAGCGCGCCGCCGCAGACGAAGAACTCGACACCGAGCGTGCCGACATAGCCGAGCTTTCCGGCGATCTGTCCGGCGACTTCGCGGGCCCGCGCGGTGAGTGCCGGGGCGACCCGGGCTGGCGCGATGGTGACATCGAGAATGCCGTGGCGGTGGCGGTTTTCCGACGGGTCGAAGCAGCGCATGTTGCCCGACTCGTCGCGCGCGAGGACGACCGACAGTTCGCAATCGAGGTCCAGCATTTTCTCGAGCACGCAGGCTTCGCCGCCGAACTGGTGGAACGCGTGCAAGGCTTCGTCGGAGTTTGCGACACGCGCCTGGCCCTTGCCGTCATAGCCGAAGCGCGCCACCTTGAGGACTGCCGGGAACAGCCCGGGACCGGCATTGCGGACTTCGGCCTCGTTGCGCACGACCGCGAACGGGCCGTGCGGCAGGTCGTTGTCGGCAAGGAAAGTCTTCTCTGCGATGCGGTTCTGGCAGACCGCGACCGCGCTCGCCGAAGGGTGCACCGAAAGGAATTTGGCGAGGTAATCGAGCGTCGCGGCCGGGACGTTTTCGAACTCGGTCGTCACCCCGGCACAGGCCGCGGCGAGTTCGTCGAGCGCGGCGTAGTCATCGTAGGCGGCGACGAGGTGGCGGTCGGCGATCAGGCCGGCCGGGCTGTGCGAGTCCGGATCGAGGACCCACACGCGGTACCCCATTTCGTGGGCGGCAGAAACGAAGAAGCGGCCGAGTTGGCCGCCACCGAGCATGCCGAGGGTTGCGGGAGGGAGGATCATCGCGCCCTCCGCCGGGGCAGGCCCGAAAGGACGTTCGCCCGCGGGGGCAGCGTAGCGGCCAGCGCCGCAAGCGCGAGGGCCGTCATACCGGGTCCAGCGTCATGTCGAGCACCGCCTGCGTCTGCCGGGCGCGGAACGCGGCGAGTTTCTCGGCGAGTGCGGCGTCTTCGTTGGCGAGCAGCGCG
The window above is part of the Azoarcus sp. PA01 genome. Proteins encoded here:
- a CDS encoding 5-(carboxyamino)imidazole ribonucleotide synthase; translated protein: MILPPATLGMLGGGQLGRFFVSAAHEMGYRVWVLDPDSHSPAGLIADRHLVAAYDDYAALDELAAACAGVTTEFENVPAATLDYLAKFLSVHPSASAVAVCQNRIAEKTFLADNDLPHGPFAVVRNEAEVRNAGPGLFPAVLKVARFGYDGKGQARVANSDEALHAFHQFGGEACVLEKMLDLDCELSVVLARDESGNMRCFDPSENRHRHGILDVTIAPARVAPALTARAREVAGQIAGKLGYVGTLGVEFFVCGGALYVNEMAPRPHNSGHHTIDACVTSQYEQQVRALCGLPLGEPRAHSIAVMVNLLGELWYDGAPAGSPYREPDWSVLHAVPNLRLHLYAKYHARAGRKMGHFTVIGDDAEKTLAAALHGRAVIGIRDDER
- a CDS encoding L-threonylcarbamoyladenylate synthase encodes the protein MTSADVAAANDEIRRAAGLLRAGELVGMPTETVYGLAADALNIAAVGRIFAAKGRPVDHPLIVHLPDARHLARWAREIPDDAFALARAFWPGPLTLILKRQHGVPDVITGGQDTVGLRVPDHPVALALLQAFGSGIAAPSANRFGRISPTTAEHVRQELGDKVALILDGGPCAVGIESTILDLSRDAPQILRPGAISAEDIASVIGRLPRSRPTPTGEASVADETGGATDDGEPRVSGSLSAHYAPRTPLQMVAASQLVELAATLAAEGSRVAVLAHRCDDPHDARLTWRAVPLDAAGYAHALYANLRDLDACGADCIVVETLPATDEWQAVNDRLGRAAAGSGDADET